The genomic region ACATTGCCAAAATCGAGGCCCAAACCGGTTTGAGCGGGATCGAACCGGTTGATCACGGCCAGAGCCTGTCGGTGCCCGGCCTGGACCTGAAGGTGATCGCCATTCGCGGCCACACACCTGGATCCATCGTTTTGGACTTTTCCGAGGTGGGCCAGGTGACACAGCTTTTCACCGGGGACTCGTTGTTCCCCGGTGGGGTTGGCAACACCTGGGGCGATGCCGCCGCCTTCGCCTCAATGCTGGCCGATATCAAGGACCGGCTGTTTGCGAAATATCCTGGATCGGCCCTGGTCCACCCTGGCCATGGCCAGTCCACCACGATTGGGGCCGAACGCCCAATGGCGGACTTATGGGCCCTGCGCGGCTGGTGACCAGGCCGTCCCACCCGAGTAACAGCCAGGCAAACCGGACCCGGCGAGGCGCCTTGGCACCGCCACCTAGGCAGTTGTCCGCCGGGTCATGCTGCCCGGCGCTCCGGTTTTCGGCCACAGCCTCGTTGGCCCTGGATGAGGTGGCAAACCGCTCGTCACTTGGCCAAGGCGGTTGTTAGCTGACCGGTTCCTGGTGCAGTTCTTCGCGTTGAGCGTGGGCCATTCTGACCGACTGGATCCGAGCCCAGACCACTGGGGCAACTGCCAAAACGCCTGCCAACAGGGCTGCGGCTGTGCGCAGGGCGTGGTTGGCGTTGGCATTGAGCGACATAGTTACCACCACTGGGGCAACTAGCACCGAGACTAGGTTCATCACCTTGATCAGCGGGTTGATGGCCGGGCCGGCCGTGTCCTTGAACGGGTCACCGACAGTGTCGCCTATGACCGTGGCAGAGTGGGCGTCGGTGCCTTTGCCACCAAACATGCCGTCCTCGACCAATTTCTTGGCGTTGTCCCAAGCCCCGCCGGAATTGGCCAGGAAAATGGCCATGACCAGGCCGGTGCAAATGGCCCCGGCCAAGAACCCGGCCAAAGGACCAACACCTAGGCCCAAGCCCACCGCAATTGGCGCAAAGGCGGCCAACATGCCTGGTGCCAGCAGCTCGCGCAGCGAATCACGGGTGCAAATGTCGACCACTTCGGAGTAGTTCGGCTTAACCTCACCGGTCATGATGCCGGGATTCTCTTTGAACTGCCGCCGCACCACCAGCACAATGGCGCCGGCCGCACGGGTCACAGCGTCGATGGCCAAGCCAGAGAACAAGAAGACGGTGGCGGCACCCAGGATCACGCCGACCAGTGTGATGGGCTGGATGATCTGGTAGTTCTGCATGGCATCAAGGAACAGGTGCGGGCCTAGATCGGCCGTCTTTTCCAGCTTCTCCATGGCGGTTTGAACCGCATCGTTATACGAGCCGAACAAGGCGGTGGCTGCCAGCACGGCCGTGGCAATGGCGATGCCTTTGGTGATGGCTTTGGTGGTGTTGCCGACCGCGTCCAGGTCGGTCAGCACTTTGGCGCCTTCTGCGCTGACGTCGCCGGACATCTCGGCGATGCCCTGGGCGTTGTCACTGACCGGGCCAAAGGTGTCCATGGCCACAATCACGCCCACCGTGGTCAGCAGGCCGCAGCCGGCCAACGCCACCAGGAACAGGGCCAGGATCATATTGCCGCCGGAAAGCAGGAAAATCCCGCAAAGGGCCGCCGCAATCACGCCGGCGGTGTATACGGCGGATTCGAAGCCAACACCAACCCCAGCCAAAACCACAGTGGCCGGACCGGTGCGCGAAGTCTTGGCGACATGCTGCACCGGACGTTTGTCGGTGCCGGTGAAATAGCCGGTCAGCCACAAGATCGCCCCGGCCAACACAATGCCAATGACGACCGCGCCAATCACCGGCCAACGCGGATCACTGGCTAGGCCTTCCAGGCGCTCGTTATTGAAATCGGCGAAGCTGGCTGGCAAGAAGATAAAAGCGGCCGCCGCAACCAGGACGGCGCTGATCAGAGCCGAAAGGTAGAAGCCCCGGTAAATCGCCCTGAGCCCGGATTCGTTGCCGCGTACTCGGGTGATCCAGACCCCCAGGGCCGCCGTGATGGCGCCAATCGCCGGCACTATCAGCGGGAAGGTCAAACCATCCGCCCCGAAGGCGGCCTTGCCCAGGATCAGCGCCGCCACCAAGGTAACGGCATAGGACTCAAACAGATCGGCCGCCATTCCGGCGCAGTCACCGACATTGTCGCCGACATTGTCGGCAATGGTGGCGGCGTTGCGCGGGTCGTCTTCAGGAATACCCTGCTCAACTTTTCCTACCAGGTCCGCGCCGACATCGGCCGCTTTGGTAAAGATGCCGCCGCCAACCCGCATAAACATGGCCAGCAGGGCGGCGCCAAAACCAAAGCCTTCAAGCACATAAGGGGCGTTCGAGCGGAACGACAGCACGGCCGTGGCCGCCCCGAGCAAACCCAGCCCCACTGTGCAAAGTCCAACTACACCGCCGGTCCTGAAAGCCAACATGGCGCCCCGGGTGCGCCCGCCGTCCTCATTGGCGGCCGCAGCCACCCGGACGTTGGCTCTAACCGCCAGCCACATGCCGAGGTAGCCAATGGTGGCCGAAAAGCCAGCTCCCAGCAGGAAAGCGACCGAGCGGCCAATGCGGACCGAGGCATCGCCCGGTAACAGGGAGATCAGAATCACCACGATCACCACCAAAGGCGCCAGGGTTCTAAACTGGCGCGTCAAATAGGCGGTAGCACCCTGCTGGACGGCGGCGGCGATCTCCTGCATTTTTTCGGTGCCTTGACCGGCCGCCAGCACTTGGCGGCGCAGGAAAAACGCCATCACCAGTGCGGCTAAGGCAATGATGATGACCGCCCCGGCTATGACCAGGTGCTTGTTGTCGACGGTAATTGTCGTGGTGGAATCTGCGGCCTGGAGGGCCGCAGCTAGGTTGGCTTGCTGCATTTGGGGCTCCTGTACGCCTGGTAAGCGCCGGCAGTGCGGGGTTTCCTATTTGTTATTGTCAACGGTCCGGAGGTTTCAGCACCTCTGGACCGCCGGGTCAATTATGCCCGGTATTGGTTTGGGCGCTAGTGCCGCGCGCCAATTCATGGGACTTTTTCGCCCTGGGGGCCTGGTCAGCGCGGATAGAGGTTCGGGAACAAGTACAGGGCCAAATCCGTTGAATTGCCAAAGGCCAGGGAGGCAAG from Micrococcales bacterium harbors:
- a CDS encoding MBL fold metallo-hydrolase; this encodes MLLASTPAATIRQTSVSAMDNNVFLLTSKSTGQQILIDAAADPPAIKRLIAEAADDGPSAGTTGRVFVGSPDSTNVETVATAPASTPEVALIVTTHCHFDHIGALADMAKTTGARLAAGKADIAKIEAQTGLSGIEPVDHGQSLSVPGLDLKVIAIRGHTPGSIVLDFSEVGQVTQLFTGDSLFPGGVGNTWGDAAAFASMLADIKDRLFAKYPGSALVHPGHGQSTTIGAERPMADLWALRGW
- a CDS encoding sodium-translocating pyrophosphatase, producing the protein MQQANLAAALQAADSTTTITVDNKHLVIAGAVIIIALAALVMAFFLRRQVLAAGQGTEKMQEIAAAVQQGATAYLTRQFRTLAPLVVIVVILISLLPGDASVRIGRSVAFLLGAGFSATIGYLGMWLAVRANVRVAAAANEDGGRTRGAMLAFRTGGVVGLCTVGLGLLGAATAVLSFRSNAPYVLEGFGFGAALLAMFMRVGGGIFTKAADVGADLVGKVEQGIPEDDPRNAATIADNVGDNVGDCAGMAADLFESYAVTLVAALILGKAAFGADGLTFPLIVPAIGAITAALGVWITRVRGNESGLRAIYRGFYLSALISAVLVAAAAFIFLPASFADFNNERLEGLASDPRWPVIGAVVIGIVLAGAILWLTGYFTGTDKRPVQHVAKTSRTGPATVVLAGVGVGFESAVYTAGVIAAALCGIFLLSGGNMILALFLVALAGCGLLTTVGVIVAMDTFGPVSDNAQGIAEMSGDVSAEGAKVLTDLDAVGNTTKAITKGIAIATAVLAATALFGSYNDAVQTAMEKLEKTADLGPHLFLDAMQNYQIIQPITLVGVILGAATVFLFSGLAIDAVTRAAGAIVLVVRRQFKENPGIMTGEVKPNYSEVVDICTRDSLRELLAPGMLAAFAPIAVGLGLGVGPLAGFLAGAICTGLVMAIFLANSGGAWDNAKKLVEDGMFGGKGTDAHSATVIGDTVGDPFKDTAGPAINPLIKVMNLVSVLVAPVVVTMSLNANANHALRTAAALLAGVLAVAPVVWARIQSVRMAHAQREELHQEPVS